Proteins from a single region of Gambusia affinis linkage group LG12, SWU_Gaff_1.0, whole genome shotgun sequence:
- the LOC122841253 gene encoding alanine aminotransferase 2-like has product MGASSTSERLTTALQEISSNVRNMKQMEYFVLCRRTNQIKEELRQGVRKSYREVIDVSWGDPHRAGVKPLSFVRQVLAACLYPQLMDGDKLMGDVKERAQRLLRTCAGGSVGSYSDIAGIPQIVQSVSEYIVRRDGGVPCHPKNIYITPGSQWALTNILKVLVNSEASPRTGVLIPVPCHSTTIISLTALGAVAVPYYLREERSWALEVEELQRALESAKGVCNPVALYIINPGNPAGYVQSRKCMQEVIRFAAEKKLFLLADEVYQDCVYGKESEFVSYKRVLAEIGAPLSDTVELASFHTASKGLMGECGLRAGYVELVNLDPAVMKYIHKLFSTNTCPVLGQIALDVMVNPPQPGDPSYPLYLKETQHIRASLAENVRRVEEVINSIPSFSCQSLEGGAFAFPRVFLQPKAIERAKEAGLQPDTFYCMRLLEEAGVLFSPGTEYGQKEGTYHIRFCIMTPTDTMEEILKRLSTFHKQFMKEFS; this is encoded by the exons ATGGGCGCTTCCTCAACATCTGAGCGTTTAACAACAGCGCTGCAG GAGATCAGCTCAAATGtaagaaatatgaaacagatGGAGTACTTCGTTTTGTGCAGGCGAACCAACCAGATCAAGGAGGAGCTCAGACAG GGAGTAAGAAAGTCCTACAGAGAGGTGATCGATGTCTCCTGGGGTGACCCACACAGGGCAGGTGTGAAACCTCTTTCTTTTGTAAGACAG GTTCTTGCAGCTTGTCTCTACCCTCAGCTTATGGATGGAGACAAGCTGATGGGGGATGTCAAGGAGAGGGCTCAGCGGCTGCTGAGAACATGTGCTGGAGGGAGTGTCG GTTCTTACTCTGACATAGCAGGAATACCACAAATAGTTCAGAGCGTCTCCGAATACATTGTGAGACGGGATGGAGGGGTTCCATGTCACcctaaaaacatttacatcacCCCAGGCTCACAGTGGGCACTCACG aacattttaaaggtcTTGGTGAATTCCGAGGCCTCACCCAGAACTGGAGTGCTGATCCCAGTGCCGTGCCACTCCACCACTATTATATCCCTAACGGCGCTGGGAGCGGTGGCGGTTCCCTATTACCTCAGGGAGGAGCGGAGCTGGGCGCTggaagtggaggagctgcagcgaGCTTTGGAATCTGCAAAGGGAGTTTGCAACCCGGTTGCTCTGTATATTATCAACCCTGGAAACCCAGCCG GTTATGTTCAAAGCAGGAAATGCATGCAAGAGGTGATCCGTTTTGCTGCAGAGAAGAAGCTTTTTCTTCTAGCCGATGAG GTGTATCAGGACTGTGTTTATGGGAAGGAAAGTGAATTTGTCTCTTATAAAAGAGTTCTGGCTGAGATTGGGGCTCCTCTGTCAGACACAGTGGAACTAGCGTCCTTCCACACGGCCTCGAAAGGCCTCATGGGAGA GTGTGGTCTACGTGCTGGGTACGTTGAGCTTGTGAACCTTGACCCTGCCGTAATGAAGTACATCCACAAGCTATTCTCCACCAACACCTGTCCCGTTCTGGGACAGATTGCCTTGGATGTGATGGTGAATCCTCCACAACCAGGAGACCCCTCATACCCTCTCTATTTGAAG GAGACGCAGCACATCAGGGCCTCGTTAGCTGAAAACGTGAGGAGGGTGGAAGAAGTCATCAACAGCATCCCTAGTTTTAGCTGCCAATCGCTGGAAGGAGGAGCATTTGCATTCCCAAGAGTGTTTCTTCAACCCAAAGCCATTGAGAGAGCCAAG GAGGCTGGACTGCAACCAGACACATTTTACTGCATGAGACTTCTGGAGGAGGCAGGAGTGTTGTTTAGTCCTGGGACTGAATACGGACAAAAGGAGGGCACCTACCACATCAG ATTTTGCATCATGACCCCCACAGACACCATGGAAGAAATACTGAAACGCTTGAGCACCTTTCACAAACAGTTTATGAAGGAGTtttcatga
- the LOC122841250 gene encoding chymotrypsin-like elastase family member 3B — MELGLVFLLVVTSVSGCGVPSYWPNTSRVVNGEEARLYSWPWQVSLESFYPTCGGTLIAPDWVLTAAHCITFHTYRVVLAEHDMDKEEGPEQSIMVAKMFIHPKWNDNCVSCGNDIALLKLEKSADLNDKVKPACLPEHSSTLTHNQPCYITGWGRLYSGGPRATRLQQALLPVVDHSVCSQSDWWGSSAKTTMVCAGGDNKSACHGDSGGPLNCKGRDNRWYVEGVTSFVDGRGCNTPKKPTVFTRVASFIPWISETMAQN; from the exons atggaACTGGGACTGGTTTTCCTGCTGGTTGTCACATCTG TGTCTGGGTGTGGGGTGCCCAGTTACTGGCCCAACACCAGCCGAGTAGTAAATGGGGAAGAGGCTCGTCTGTACAGCTGGCCGTGGCAG GTTTCGTTGGAATCTTTTTACCCCACTTGTGGAGGAACACTTATTGCTCCAGACTGGGTCTTGACAGCTGCACACTGCATTAc ATTCCACACATACAGGGTGGTTCTTGCTGAGCATGATATGGACAAGGAAGAGGGACCTGAACAGTCCATCATGGTGgcaaaaatgttcattcatCCCAAATGGAATGATAACTGTGTGTCTTGTGG GAATGACATTGCCCTCCTCAAACTGGAGAAAAGTGCTGACCTCAATGACAAAGTTAAGCCTGCCTGCCTGCCAGAGCACAGCTCCACTCTGACCCACAACCAGCCCTGTTACATCACAGGCTGGGGTCGACTTTACT CCGGTGGACCCCGAGCAACTAGACTACAGCAGGCGCTGCTTCCTGTGGTGGATCACAGCGTCTGCAGTCAAAGCGACTGGTGGGGTAGCTCAGCGAAGACGACAATGGTTTGTGCAGGAGGAGACAACAAATCGGCATGCCAT GGCGACTCTGGAGGCCCTCTAAACTGCAAAGGCCGAGACAACAGATGGTATGTGGAAGGAGTGACGAGCTTCGTTGATGGTCGTGGATGTAATACTCCTAAAAAGCCCACCGTCTTTACGCGGGTGGCTTCTTTCATCCCTTGGATCAGCGAG ACAATGGCCCAAAACTGA
- the dhx30 gene encoding ATP-dependent RNA helicase DHX30, producing MALHGALLVRLRELCKVAKCAHTAGKTAFNWSGEMRWYGTKAQKFHEHSVSSFNSKRGNGTPDLLKEFPDPKSLLNNTISRSLGVNDLSQLIHYTCTEHAGVKKATVTLQWPSKIKEEGYASKKIDAERFAAAAACLRLRELGVIGPNNQLPKRRTGRMRGGLHSHLYDPEENCQTNFPNSRADELFPPVEDASNVSEALSLFPQPKSLLTRVIQVATSSNRVRELIHFRTAGGKLKKCELTLLWPENMTFRATAGSRVMAEKKAAALACMKLKELDLLDRDNNPLTHAKYHREKVKEAGERERRPFPLEIPEYLEQHMRDYLTQYPVTTEVQKLWEDEEARGQQTVNEEEEDEEDYVADAITGRPYRPMSKHQAQCLSHHLQEAWERANPGLSVELPVDAHRQRVVSAVRSSRVVVIAGETGCGKTTRIPRFLLEEQVRDGEGADCNVLVTQPRRISAVSVAHRVAHEMGPHLKHHVGYQVRLESRPPENSGGSMLFLTVGVLLKKLQSNPTLTGISHVVVDEVHERDVNTDLLLALLRSSLDENPDLRVVLMSATGDNQRLAEYFGGCPIVKVPGFMHPVKDRYLEDVMQEMGRSAKIQNRVELSKGWDEAAPDLDLVADVIEHIDRHGEPGAVLCFLPGWQDIKIVQQKLEEKPHFSPGSQMIVPLHSSLSVADQQMVFQRPQAGQRKIVLTTNIAETSITIDDIVHVVDTGTHKEQNYDQRTKVSCLDTVWISRSNVTQRKGRAGRCQPGQAYHLFPRKQLEAMTLFPVPEILRTPLESLVLQAKIHSPNCKAVDFLSQVLDSPEPQAVRDAVQNLQDIGVLDKTETLTPLGERVACMSCDPRLGKVLILSTMFRCVLPLLSVAACLTKDPFHNSLQNRTLVNKAKEELSGSSYSDYLVFSRAILGWRKVQHEGNRENREDYLDRYTLSRGSLRFINGLISQFSDNLQEAELVSRASECQRQTSIYNEHSNQDELLKAVLVAGLYPNLIQVKKGIVTKGGRFRPKNLALRSLSGPVLLHRSSVNRGKEDLPSRWLTFFSAVKSNGNVFIRDSSAVHPLALLLLTDCDISETVNGDMVEVSFPGRSLVRCEVPVQTWDLLWELRTSIQTMLYRNFNNPSNANVSQDGKLISLLVELLNSTESNPFVEMSGTESEVD from the exons ATGGCGCTACACGGTGCCTTACTCGTGAGGCTAAGAGAGCTTTGCAAAGTGGCCAAATGTGCTCATACAGCAGGGAAAACGGCATTTAACTGGAGCGGAGAAATGCGGTGGTATGGGACGAAAGCACAGAAGTTTCACGAGCACAGCGTGTCAAGTTTCAACAGTAAACGAG GTAATGGTACTCCAGATCTTTTGAAGGAGTTTCCAGATCCTAAAAGCCTCCTCAACAATACCATTTCCCGGTCACTAGGAGTGAATGATCTGTCCCAGCTCATCCACTACACCTGTACAGAACATGCTGGTGTCAAG AAAGCCACTGTCACGCTGCAGTGGCCCAGCAAGATTAAAGAAGAGGGTTATGCTTCCAAGAAAATTGATGCAGAGCGATTTGCGGCTGCTGCAGCCTGCCTCAGACTCAGG GAATTGGGTGTGATTGGTCCTAACAATCAGCTCCCAAAAAGGAGAACTGGCCGGATGAGAGGAGGGCTACATTCCCATCTTTATGATCCTGAAGAGAACTGTCAGACAAACTTTCCCAACTCCAGAGCGGATGAACTGTTCCCTCCTGTGGAAGATGCCTCCAATGTCTCTGAAGCTCTTTCTCTGTTTCCACAACCTAAATCTCTTCTGACCAGAGTGATTCAGGTGGCCACTTCATCCAACAGAGTCAGG gAGTTAATTCATTTCAGAACAGCAGGTGGAAAACTAAAAAAGTGTGAGCTGACTCTACTTTGGCCGGAGAACATGACGTTCAGAGCAACGGCAGGTAGCCGAGTGATGGCAGAGAAAAAGGCTGCTGCACTTGCCTGCATGAAGCTGAAG GAGCTTGATCTGCTAGATAGAGACAATAATCCACTTACTCATGCAAAGTATCATCGAGAAAAAGTAAAGGaggctggagagagagagaggcgtCCATTCCCACTAGAGATTCCAGAATATTTGGAGCAACACATGAGAGACTACCTAACACAG TACCCAGTTACAACAGAAGTACAGAAACTATGGGAGGACGAAGAGGCAAGAGGACAACAGACGGTgaacgaggaggaagaggacgaaGAAGACTATGTTGCGGATGCTATCACCGGTAGGCCCTACAGGCCTATGTCCAAACATCAGGCTCAGTGCCTTAGTCACCACCTACAGGAGGCATGGGAAAGGGCAAACCCTGGACTCAGCGTGGAGCTGCCTGTCGACGCTCACCGACAGCGCGTGGTCTCCGCCGTGCGCTCCTCCAGGGTGGTTGTGATTGCTGGCGAGACGGGATGTGGCAAGACGACGCGGATCCCACGCTTTCTGCTGGAGGAACAAGTGAGAGACGGTGAGGGCGCAGACTGCAACGTCCTCGTCACACAGCCTCGTCGGATCAGTGCTGTGTCTGTAGCTCATCGAGTCGCCCACGAGATGGGGCCCCATCTGAAACATCATGTCGGATACCAg GTGAGACTTGAGAGCCGCCCTCCTGAGAACAGCGGGGGGTCCATGCTCTTCCTCACTGTGGGCGTCCTACTGAAGAAGCTGCAGTCCAACCCAACCCTGACAGGAATCAGTCATGTCGTTGTGGACGAGGTCCATGAGCGAGATGTAAACACAGACCTGCTGCTGGCGTTGCTGCGCTCGAGCTTGGACGAGAACCCTGACCTGCGAGTTGTTCTCATGAGCGCCACAGGGGACAACCAGAGGCTGGCAGAGTACTTTGGAGGCTGCCCTATCGTAAAGGTCCCAGGATTCATGCACCCTGTGAAGGACAGGTACCTGGAGGATGTGATGCAGGAGATGGGACGCTCGGCTAAGATCCAAAACAGGGTGGAGTTAAGCAAG GGGTGGGACGAGGCCGCACCAGATCTGGACTTGGTAGCTGATGTAATTGAGCACATTGACAGACATGGAGAGCCAG GTGCGGTGCTGTGTTTCCTCCCTGGGTGGCAGGACATCAAGATAGTTCAACAAAAACTGGAGGAGAAACCACACTTTTCACCAGGCTCACAAATGATCGTGCCAT tgcACTCAAGCTTATCAGTCGCTGACCAGCAGATGGTGTTCCAACGTCCCCAAGCTGGACAGAGGAAAATTGTGCTCACCACCAACATAGCAGAGACCTCCATTACAATAGATGATATAGTTCATGTGGTGGATACAGGAACTCACAAGGAACAGAATTATGACCAGCGgacaaag gtttcttgTCTAGACACAGTTTGGATATCTCGCTCTAACGTCACACAAAGAAAAGGGAGAGCAGGACGTTGTCAGCCAGGGCAGGCGTACCACCTGTTCCCAAGGAAACAGCTGGAAGCCATGACGCTCTTTCCTGTTCCTGAAATCCTGCGCACACCACTGGAGAGTTTAGTATTGCAGGCTAAAATCCACAGTCCAAATTGCAAG GCTGTTGACTTCCTGTCCCAAGTACTGGACAGTCCAGAGCCACAAGCTGTGAGAGATGCTGTCCAAAACCTCCAAGATATCG GGGTCCTGGACAAGACGGAAACCCTGACCCCTTTAGGAGAGCGTGTTGCCTGCATGTCATGTGACCCACGGCTGGGCAAAGTCCTCATCCTGAGTACCATGTTCCGGTGTGTTCTGCCCCTGTTGTCTGTAGCTGCCTGCCTCACCAAAGACCCATTCCACAACAGCCTGCAGAACAGAACTCTTGTGAATAag GCCAAAGAGGAACTGAGCGGCTCCAGCTATAGTGACTATCTGGTGTTCAGTCGAGCGATTCTGGGCTGGAGGAAAGTCCAGCATGAGGGGAACAGAGAGAACAGAGAAGACTATTTGGACAGATACACTCTGTCTAGAGGCAGTCTCCGATTTATCAATG GTCTCATCTCCCAGTTCAGTGACAACCTGCAGGAGGCGGAGCTGGTTTCCCGTGCCAGTGAGTGCCAGCGGCAGACTTCTATCTACAATGAGCACAGCAACCAGGACGAGCTGCTGAAGGCCGTACTGGTGGCTGGGTTGTACCCCAACCTCATTCAG gTAAAGAAAGGCATTGTTACCAAAGGGGGGCGCTTTCGTCCCAAAAATCTCGCTCTGCGGTCACTCAGCGGTCCGGTGCTGCTCCACCGCTCCTCAGTGAACAG AGGCAAAGAGGATCTCCCCAGTCGGTGGCTGACCTTTTTCAGTGCGGTCAAGTCTAACGGGAATGTTTTCATCAGGGACTCTTCAGCGGTTCACCCCCTTgccctgctgctgctcactGACTGTGACATTTCAGAGACAG TAAACGGCGACATGGTGGAGGTATCTTTTCCTGGCCGCTCTCTGGTGCGCTGCGAGGTCCCAGTTCAGACATGGGATCTTCTCTGGGAGCTTCGCACCTCCATTCAGACTATGCTCTACCGCAACTTCAACAATCCCAGCAACGCTAACGTTTCTCAAGATGGAAAACTCATATCCTTACTTGTAGAGCTGCTGAACAGTACAGAGTCAAACCCTTTTGTTGAGATGTCTGGCACAGAAAGTGAAGtagattaa